From Acidobacteriota bacterium, the proteins below share one genomic window:
- a CDS encoding GntR family transcriptional regulator gives MEFRIEKNSPVPVIKQIQEQIKLSIAMGALKRGDILPSIREVEKQTGVNRGRVHRAYLALHRSGLLAPAPGKRIAVAISAAASDSVNEQCLGLTRNTLRRARGIGVSPIAFARYLSQYAREEERRAPFIAYVDSDKEIACRRAEQVSGMWHASVIGLTIDECKRALAHGGGIRKVLVNHLTFDSVRRARWGSEIDVIPIEIVYTAQTIRVLSKIRASTLLVLLPRPALASARFIVEHLRKWMKGEERKIAWMDVHKVTDFPSLLKGACYDRVLVSPGALNQVPVGLRRSPRLVPLQMELDPEALEIARIRAGVLV, from the coding sequence ATGGAATTTCGAATCGAGAAGAACAGCCCCGTTCCCGTCATCAAACAGATCCAGGAACAGATCAAACTTTCCATCGCCATGGGCGCGCTCAAAAGGGGCGACATCCTGCCCTCGATCCGTGAAGTGGAGAAACAAACGGGGGTCAATCGGGGTCGGGTTCACAGGGCCTACCTGGCCCTGCATCGGTCCGGGCTGCTCGCTCCCGCTCCGGGCAAGAGAATTGCGGTCGCCATATCCGCTGCGGCGTCGGATTCCGTCAACGAGCAGTGTCTGGGGCTGACCCGCAACACCCTCAGGAGGGCCCGGGGGATCGGAGTGTCCCCGATCGCTTTTGCCAGGTATCTCAGCCAGTATGCGCGGGAAGAGGAACGGAGGGCTCCGTTCATAGCCTACGTGGATTCGGATAAGGAAATTGCGTGTCGAAGGGCGGAACAGGTTTCCGGGATGTGGCACGCTTCGGTGATCGGATTGACGATTGATGAATGCAAGCGTGCGCTGGCCCATGGCGGCGGGATCCGCAAGGTTCTGGTCAACCATCTCACCTTCGACAGCGTCCGGCGCGCCCGGTGGGGAAGCGAAATCGATGTCATCCCGATCGAAATAGTCTACACGGCGCAGACGATCCGGGTACTGTCGAAAATCAGGGCGTCGACGCTGCTTGTGCTCCTTCCCAGGCCTGCCCTGGCGAGCGCCCGCTTCATCGTGGAGCACCTGCGAAAATGGATGAAGGGGGAGGAACGGAAGATCGCCTGGATGGATGTCCACAAGGTCACGGACTTCCCGAGCCTCCTGAAGGGGGCCTGCTATGACCGCGTCCTGGTGTCTCCCGGCGCGCTGAACCAGGTGCCGGTTGGGCTCAGGCGGAGTCCGCGCCTCGTGCCGCTTCAGATGGAACTGGACCCGGAGGCCCTGGAAATCGCCAGAATCCGCGCAGGCGTCTTAGTATGA
- a CDS encoding sulfite exporter TauE/SafE family protein, with product MLNGADYALTGLAAAAAGGINALAGGGTLITFPLLLGLGVPPISANVTNTIALCPGFIGGILGQIRDLAGQRRRFWTFLAASATGGVAGALVLLNTGERAFMGMVPWLILTASCLLAFQGAVRAWLVRRSLTLEARRRPEFWALLIVGLLSIYGGYFGVAMSVLVLPVLCLMIDEGLTRLNAIKQTVAFGANGAAAVLFLFSGRVNWTLAAVMALGALAGGTVGGRLAGRIRPDRLRWTVVTLGLVLAVVYFLR from the coding sequence ATGCTGAACGGGGCGGATTACGCACTGACAGGGTTGGCGGCGGCGGCGGCCGGGGGGATCAACGCGCTGGCGGGCGGGGGAACGCTGATCACCTTCCCGCTCCTGCTGGGGCTGGGGGTACCGCCGATCTCGGCCAACGTGACCAACACCATCGCCCTCTGCCCCGGGTTCATCGGGGGGATCCTGGGGCAGATCCGGGACCTGGCGGGCCAGCGGCGGCGCTTCTGGACCTTCCTGGCGGCCAGCGCCACGGGCGGGGTGGCCGGCGCCCTGGTGCTCCTCAATACGGGGGAGCGGGCATTCATGGGAATGGTCCCGTGGCTCATCCTCACCGCCTCCTGCCTGCTGGCGTTCCAGGGGGCCGTCCGCGCCTGGCTGGTGCGCCGCTCCCTGACGCTGGAGGCCCGCCGCAGGCCGGAGTTCTGGGCGCTCCTGATCGTGGGGCTCCTGTCGATCTACGGGGGCTATTTCGGGGTGGCCATGAGCGTGCTGGTGCTCCCCGTCCTCTGCCTGATGATCGACGAGGGGCTCACGCGCCTCAACGCGATCAAGCAGACCGTGGCTTTCGGCGCCAACGGCGCGGCCGCCGTCCTGTTCCTCTTCTCGGGCCGGGTGAACTGGACCCTGGCGGCGGTCATGGCCCTGGGGGCGCTCGCGGGGGGCACGGTGGGGGGGCGGCTGGCCGGTCGCATCCGACCCGATCGCCTGCGCTGGACCGTGGTGACCCTCGGCCTCGTCCTGGCCGTCGTCTATTTCCTCCGCTGA
- a CDS encoding transposase has product MGRTARIVVPGWPHHVTQRGNRRQTVFFKDRDRAVYLDMLARYLDLYHLTLPGYCLMTNHAHDALIPEYGDSLAKGVGRTHNDYSRWQNIQCRQSGHLWQERFYSCPVDFDSFAEVLAYIELNPVRARLVQRPEDYPWSSARAHLSGVDETGLLDMTWWRENFTPESWARFLQERLEDDRQLHRIRRATATGKPLATESSILELERRFRRRLRLRGRW; this is encoded by the coding sequence ATGGGACGCACGGCCCGCATCGTAGTCCCCGGCTGGCCGCACCATGTCACCCAGCGCGGGAACCGGAGGCAGACGGTCTTTTTCAAGGACCGGGACCGGGCCGTGTACCTGGACATGCTGGCCAGGTACCTCGACCTGTACCATCTCACCCTTCCCGGGTACTGCCTGATGACCAATCACGCCCACGACGCCCTGATCCCCGAATACGGCGATTCGCTGGCAAAGGGGGTCGGCCGCACCCACAACGATTACTCCCGCTGGCAGAACATCCAGTGCCGCCAATCGGGCCACCTCTGGCAGGAGCGTTTCTATTCCTGTCCGGTGGACTTCGATTCGTTTGCCGAGGTGCTCGCCTATATCGAGCTGAACCCGGTACGCGCGCGCCTGGTCCAGCGGCCGGAGGACTATCCTTGGTCGAGCGCCCGGGCCCATCTCAGCGGGGTGGACGAAACCGGGCTTCTGGACATGACGTGGTGGCGGGAGAATTTCACCCCGGAATCCTGGGCCCGTTTCCTCCAGGAGAGGCTCGAGGACGATCGCCAGCTCCACCGGATCCGCCGCGCCACGGCGACGGGCAAGCCGCTGGCGACCGAATCGTCGATCCTGGAACTCGAGCGCCGGTTCAGGAGGCGCCTGAGATTACGGGGACGGTGGTGA
- a CDS encoding DUF4870 domain-containing protein has translation MSDIDQTPAGQTESSGGMSQDDRNLCVLIHILAIFTYFVGPLVIWLLKKDQSREVARHGIEVLNFCITMTLAGVVCSLLAFIVIGLILLPLLGLYALINLIMGAVAASKGEFRPYPFTLRLLS, from the coding sequence ATGTCGGATATCGATCAGACACCGGCCGGACAAACGGAATCCTCGGGCGGGATGAGCCAGGACGACAGGAATCTGTGCGTGCTCATTCACATCCTGGCGATCTTCACCTACTTCGTGGGACCCCTGGTCATCTGGCTGCTGAAGAAGGACCAGTCCCGGGAAGTGGCCAGGCACGGCATCGAGGTCCTCAATTTCTGCATTACGATGACGCTGGCCGGGGTCGTATGTTCGCTGCTGGCCTTCATCGTCATCGGCCTGATCCTGCTGCCGCTCCTCGGCCTGTACGCCCTCATCAACCTGATCATGGGCGCCGTCGCGGCCAGCAAGGGTGAATTCCGGCCCTATCCCTTCACCCTGCGCCTCCTCTCGTGA
- a CDS encoding SGNH/GDSL hydrolase family protein, whose product MTRTRSLNWTLAALAAILLTSAACSRTPGNENHWVSAWSSAVHAPLAFMPEQAVPVLENRTLRMIVRPTIGGGRVRLRFSNACGTRPLDIGAARIALVSGDDRILAASDRPLTFSGRGSVRIPPGAPMLSDPVDLQFQPFAEIAVSVFLPAHVRDVTFHLAGQRPTYISEPGDFTAAVDIPNATTRPSWFFLSGLEVHAPDKTVTILALGDSITDGVGARQGDYRDWPNLLANRLAAQESLPPMAVVNSGIGGNRVLHDGAGPSALARFDRDVLAQPGIAGVILLEGINDIGWPRMKLPAPGPGDAAAGSAPAASPFAGELVTAQDIIAGYRQIIERAHQHGIRVFLATLLPYEGADYYTGEGETIRSAVNEWIRTGGAADGCFDFDQAVRDPGHPTRFRDGYHSGDHLHPSAAGYQAMADAVDLAVLRGIETLKAARNGEEGGKQPRP is encoded by the coding sequence GTGACAAGAACCCGATCCTTGAATTGGACGCTCGCCGCCCTCGCGGCGATCCTGTTGACCTCGGCCGCCTGCTCCCGGACCCCGGGGAATGAGAATCACTGGGTGAGCGCCTGGAGCAGCGCCGTGCACGCGCCCCTGGCATTCATGCCGGAGCAGGCCGTTCCCGTCCTGGAAAACCGGACGCTGCGCATGATCGTGCGCCCGACAATCGGCGGCGGGCGCGTGCGCCTTCGTTTCTCCAACGCCTGCGGGACTCGGCCGCTGGACATAGGCGCCGCCCGCATCGCGCTGGTGTCCGGGGACGACAGGATCCTGGCGGCGTCGGATCGTCCCCTGACATTTTCGGGCAGGGGCTCGGTCCGCATTCCTCCGGGCGCTCCGATGCTGAGCGATCCGGTGGACCTGCAATTTCAGCCCTTCGCGGAAATTGCGGTCAGCGTCTTCCTTCCGGCGCACGTGAGGGATGTCACCTTTCACCTGGCGGGACAGCGGCCGACCTATATTTCGGAGCCGGGAGATTTCACCGCGGCGGTGGACATCCCGAACGCGACGACGAGACCCTCGTGGTTCTTTCTGTCCGGCCTGGAGGTCCATGCGCCTGACAAGACCGTGACGATTCTGGCCCTGGGGGATTCGATCACCGACGGGGTCGGCGCCAGGCAGGGAGACTACCGTGACTGGCCCAATCTCCTGGCCAACCGGCTGGCCGCCCAGGAATCCCTGCCCCCGATGGCGGTGGTCAATTCGGGGATCGGCGGCAATCGCGTTCTTCACGACGGCGCCGGCCCGAGCGCCCTTGCCCGGTTCGACAGGGACGTTCTGGCGCAACCCGGCATAGCCGGCGTCATCCTGCTCGAGGGGATCAACGACATCGGCTGGCCCCGCATGAAGCTTCCCGCGCCCGGTCCGGGCGATGCGGCCGCGGGCTCCGCGCCGGCCGCATCCCCGTTCGCCGGGGAGCTGGTGACCGCGCAGGATATCATCGCCGGGTACCGGCAGATCATCGAACGCGCCCACCAGCACGGGATCAGGGTGTTCCTGGCGACCCTGCTCCCCTATGAAGGCGCGGACTACTACACCGGGGAAGGGGAAACCATTCGCTCGGCGGTCAACGAGTGGATCCGGACCGGCGGAGCGGCTGACGGCTGCTTCGATTTCGACCAGGCAGTGCGCGATCCCGGGCATCCAACGCGTTTTCGTGACGGGTATCACTCCGGCGACCATCTGCACCCGAGCGCGGCCGGCTACCAGGCGATGGCCGATGCCGTCGATCTCGCCGTGCTGCGGGGAATCGAGACCCTAAAGGCCGCCCGGAACGGGGAGGAAGGCGGGAAGCAGCCGCGTCCTTAG
- a CDS encoding glycoside hydrolase family 3 protein translates to MSFGRPPADVPYLDPELSPERRAADIVSRMTLEEKVLQMQSTAPAIARLGVPGYNWWNEALHGIAQGRATVFPQAIGLAATWDTALMYRVADVISTEARAKYHHALTRPAVPGPGAGAVLPGRTAGLTYWSPNINIFRDPRWGRGQETYGEDPHLTGRMGVAFVTGMQGNDPRYLKVVSTPKHYAVHSGPEPQRHVFDARISEYDMTHTYLPAFRDAVVEGKADSVMCVYNAVAGVPGCASTDLLQKRLREQWGFQGYVVSDCGAVNDIFRNHQYTSTLGGAAVAAVKAGTDLTCGTEYRTLVEEVNSGRITEAEIDRSLERLFVARFRLGMLDPPERVPYSRISIEVNDSDAHREVAREAQRKAIVLLKNEGGILPLGRSVRRIAVIGPSADDPVALLGNYNGISSRQVTPLEGIVRQFPGVQVRHALGATYTAGTHALVSSTFLTSPGGSGGVLAEYFDNPDLRGEPRLRRVEARAYMDMGMEDPAVEAAIGHENYSVRWTGTLTPTATGEYAMTVRTGMWERTANARLFLDGEELSSGRGPSTRMTSTQAAAGPRMGGSGRVRLEGGRKYAMRLEYRQPGSGGTAQLGWIPPAAATLDEAVTLVKDSDVALVFVGLNSELEGEEMPGVNIPGFSGGDRTSLDLPEPQENLVRGAIAAGTPVVVVLTSGSAIAANYAASNAAGLLVAWYGGEESGTAIAETLAGANNPAGRLPVTFYKSADQLPPFTDYSMKGRTYRYFKGESLYPFGFGLSYSQFAYSGLSARRTSNGAEIRAQVRNTSPLDGDEVVQLYVAGGPGTEAPIRSLRGFQRIHLRAGESRQVRFALDAGELPESPVEVSVGGGQPMETIPHVSGSL, encoded by the coding sequence ATGTCGTTCGGACGGCCGCCGGCGGACGTGCCGTACCTGGATCCGGAACTCTCTCCCGAGCGCCGTGCCGCGGACATCGTTTCCCGGATGACGCTGGAGGAAAAGGTGCTCCAGATGCAGAGCACCGCCCCCGCCATTGCGCGCCTCGGCGTGCCCGGATACAACTGGTGGAATGAAGCCCTGCACGGCATCGCCCAGGGACGCGCAACGGTTTTCCCCCAGGCCATCGGGCTTGCCGCCACCTGGGATACCGCTCTGATGTACCGGGTGGCGGATGTCATCTCCACCGAGGCGCGCGCGAAATACCATCATGCTTTGACGCGTCCGGCCGTCCCGGGACCCGGGGCTGGCGCCGTCCTGCCCGGACGCACCGCCGGGCTGACCTATTGGTCTCCGAATATCAACATTTTCAGGGATCCCCGGTGGGGACGCGGGCAGGAAACCTACGGTGAAGATCCCCACCTGACCGGCCGAATGGGTGTCGCGTTCGTCACCGGGATGCAGGGAAACGACCCCCGCTATCTCAAGGTCGTCTCCACCCCGAAGCATTATGCGGTGCACAGCGGCCCCGAGCCGCAACGGCACGTTTTCGATGCCAGGATCAGCGAATACGACATGACGCACACCTACCTGCCTGCGTTCCGGGACGCCGTCGTCGAGGGGAAGGCCGATTCGGTCATGTGCGTCTACAACGCCGTGGCCGGGGTCCCCGGGTGCGCCAGCACGGACCTGCTGCAAAAACGGCTGCGGGAGCAGTGGGGGTTCCAGGGATACGTGGTAAGCGATTGCGGCGCGGTGAATGACATCTTCAGGAATCACCAATACACATCCACGCTCGGCGGCGCAGCCGTAGCGGCCGTCAAGGCGGGCACGGACCTGACCTGCGGCACGGAGTATCGAACCCTGGTGGAGGAGGTGAACTCCGGGCGCATAACGGAAGCGGAAATCGATCGCTCCCTCGAGCGGCTCTTCGTTGCGCGCTTCCGTCTGGGCATGTTGGATCCTCCGGAGAGGGTGCCCTATTCGAGGATTTCGATCGAGGTGAACGATTCGGACGCGCACCGGGAGGTCGCGCGGGAGGCGCAGCGGAAAGCGATCGTGCTCCTGAAGAATGAGGGAGGCATCCTGCCTCTGGGCCGGTCGGTGCGCAGGATCGCCGTCATCGGCCCGTCGGCCGACGACCCGGTCGCGCTGCTGGGGAATTATAACGGCATCTCCTCCAGGCAGGTGACTCCGCTCGAGGGCATCGTGCGGCAATTTCCGGGTGTACAGGTGAGGCACGCGCTCGGCGCGACCTATACGGCCGGCACGCACGCGCTGGTTTCGAGCACATTCCTGACGTCTCCCGGGGGGAGCGGCGGGGTGTTGGCCGAATACTTCGATAATCCGGATCTTCGAGGGGAACCCAGGCTCCGCCGGGTGGAGGCGCGAGCCTATATGGACATGGGCATGGAAGACCCCGCCGTCGAAGCGGCCATCGGCCACGAAAACTATTCGGTTCGCTGGACGGGCACGCTGACTCCGACCGCGACGGGCGAGTATGCCATGACCGTTCGCACCGGCATGTGGGAGCGCACCGCGAACGCCCGATTGTTCCTCGACGGGGAGGAGCTCTCCTCGGGGAGAGGGCCATCCACCCGGATGACTTCGACGCAGGCGGCGGCGGGGCCTCGGATGGGCGGAAGCGGCAGGGTGCGGTTGGAGGGGGGGCGGAAGTACGCAATGCGCCTGGAATACAGGCAACCGGGTTCCGGCGGTACCGCGCAACTCGGATGGATCCCGCCTGCGGCCGCCACGCTCGACGAGGCCGTGACCCTCGTAAAGGATTCCGATGTCGCCCTGGTTTTTGTAGGTTTGAACTCCGAGTTGGAGGGAGAAGAAATGCCGGGGGTGAACATCCCCGGTTTTTCCGGCGGCGACCGTACCAGCCTGGACCTGCCGGAGCCGCAGGAAAATCTGGTAAGGGGGGCCATCGCGGCGGGAACCCCCGTGGTGGTCGTCCTGACAAGCGGCAGCGCGATTGCCGCGAATTACGCGGCCAGCAACGCGGCGGGGCTGCTTGTGGCCTGGTACGGCGGCGAAGAGTCCGGCACCGCGATCGCGGAGACCCTGGCGGGGGCCAACAACCCGGCGGGCCGGCTTCCGGTCACCTTTTATAAAAGCGCTGATCAACTCCCCCCTTTTACCGATTACTCGATGAAAGGGCGCACCTACCGGTACTTCAAGGGGGAGAGCCTGTACCCCTTCGGCTTCGGGTTGAGCTATTCGCAATTCGCCTATTCAGGCCTGAGCGCGCGGCGGACATCGAACGGGGCCGAAATCAGGGCGCAGGTCAGGAACACCTCGCCACTGGACGGGGATGAGGTGGTTCAGCTCTATGTCGCCGGCGGGCCCGGAACAGAAGCTCCGATACGAAGCCTGCGCGGATTTCAGCGCATTCACCTGCGGGCGGGCGAGAGCCGCCAGGTGCGCTTCGCGCTCGACGCCGGGGAGCTCCCGGAGTCCCCCGTGGAGGTCAGCGTCGGCGGCGGACAACCCATGGAAACCATACCGCACGTAAGCGGCTCCCTCTAG
- a CDS encoding MATE family efflux transporter has translation MAKHTERLGSAPLTALLVKLSLPGMGAMVATSIYNIVDTFWVARLGHEAIAALTIVFPYQVLTIAVGIGTGVGMSALVSRRFGERKLEAANRIAGQVFSLSLFWGLLFALIARLGSGRIVAAFGATPDVVEFASDYLVITACGAPLFIFSMLASQLIRGSGDAVKPMVIIGAASALNIVLDPLLIFGVGPFPELGIRGAALATVMAQVCGAAIALYYLLGGRTAYRIDRGYVLPDRLLVREIYRIGAPASVQEMTESFAFVIFNRMVSGYGSVAIAAAGLTLRVADLMFMPIIGVSHALLPVVGYNFGSGDRARLWRAVKLCSLGLALLLGVCTLLVEIFAPGIVGLFSRDPEVLAATVPAMRIMLSTLVFIGPGVMAVATFQGLGKGGVALFLSLARQFLLFVPLVLLLRQLFGLTGVWMAMPASDILSLVLSLSFLQWERRRPYPRPTV, from the coding sequence TTGGCAAAGCATACGGAACGACTGGGAAGTGCGCCGCTCACGGCGCTGCTGGTGAAGCTGAGTCTCCCCGGGATGGGGGCGATGGTGGCCACGAGCATCTACAATATCGTGGACACCTTCTGGGTCGCCCGGCTGGGGCATGAGGCGATCGCCGCGCTCACCATCGTTTTCCCGTACCAGGTACTGACCATCGCCGTCGGCATCGGCACCGGGGTCGGGATGAGCGCCCTGGTATCGCGGCGCTTCGGGGAGCGAAAGCTCGAGGCCGCCAACCGGATCGCCGGGCAGGTCTTCTCGCTGAGCCTCTTCTGGGGCCTCCTCTTCGCCCTCATCGCCCGGCTCGGCTCCGGCCGCATCGTCGCCGCCTTCGGGGCCACCCCCGACGTCGTCGAATTCGCATCGGACTACCTGGTGATCACCGCCTGCGGCGCACCGCTGTTCATTTTTTCCATGCTCGCGAGCCAGCTCATCCGCGGTTCGGGCGACGCCGTCAAACCGATGGTCATCATCGGCGCCGCCAGCGCGCTCAACATCGTGCTCGACCCCCTGCTGATCTTCGGCGTCGGCCCGTTTCCGGAGCTGGGGATCCGCGGGGCCGCCCTGGCGACCGTCATGGCGCAGGTCTGCGGCGCCGCCATCGCGCTCTACTATCTCCTGGGCGGGCGCACGGCGTACCGGATCGATCGGGGATACGTCCTCCCCGACCGGCTCCTGGTGCGCGAGATCTATCGCATCGGCGCCCCGGCGTCCGTGCAGGAAATGACGGAAAGCTTCGCTTTCGTCATTTTCAACCGGATGGTGTCGGGTTACGGATCGGTGGCGATAGCGGCCGCCGGGCTGACGCTGCGGGTGGCGGATTTGATGTTCATGCCCATCATCGGGGTGTCGCACGCGCTCCTGCCGGTGGTGGGCTACAACTTCGGCTCGGGCGACCGCGCCCGGCTCTGGCGGGCGGTCAAACTCTGCTCCCTCGGCCTGGCGCTGCTGCTCGGGGTCTGCACCCTCCTGGTCGAGATCTTCGCGCCCGGGATCGTCGGCCTGTTCAGCCGCGACCCGGAGGTGCTCGCGGCCACGGTCCCGGCCATGCGCATCATGCTCTCCACCCTGGTCTTCATCGGGCCCGGGGTGATGGCGGTGGCGACCTTCCAGGGGCTCGGCAAGGGGGGGGTCGCCCTCTTCCTGTCGCTGGCGCGCCAGTTCCTCCTCTTCGTCCCCCTGGTCCTGCTGCTGCGGCAGCTGTTCGGGCTGACGGGGGTCTGGATGGCCATGCCGGCCTCGGACATCCTCAGCCTCGTGCTCTCCCTCTCCTTCCTCCAGTGGGAGCGCCGTCGCCCCTACCCGCGCCCCACGGTGTAG